From a region of the Solanum stenotomum isolate F172 chromosome 2, ASM1918654v1, whole genome shotgun sequence genome:
- the LOC125856248 gene encoding putative late blight resistance protein homolog R1A-10: protein NPVEIESGINEFIASKWDDIEKLRMELRFLRTFVLFRNLNLDYFYERMSMNIDKFNDLTDSIFNEDEFILAKYNMDSLAPYLLKEIKSYLRLENVAIMTEEHMFEYRDSLLKHLHDLPKYCSDLLLPLMSEYKILRQVCRHLRHFYELECNKITTTEFLYARYQMTVDRVTQFCFDLWTGKYKNYTFFDMYAIYRCSSEITFLLIDIIPLELEVLYICTSKLIKESRSKELERCVKQILKASPRILQNYLILLQQGMAGALAVNYAPTQTINVMMEFLLIFLTDIPKRFIHHEKLNDMLAHVGVLTRKITILVTKMLEESSENNINEADFSASDVLQEIEQMKGDIRQIFLKSPESSQLCFPMNDGFLYMNLLLRHLNDLLISNAYSVSLIKKEIGMVKQSLEFLRSSFGKVRKTSGVVKDCWLHALDVAYEAEHVINSILVRDKALSHLIFSLPNVIDKINLIVAQVTSLQLEDNNGDHLLDAKSSEETIESTSSSFVEVTVGHEEEEARIICQLLDEHESELDVILIVGMPGLGKTTLANKVYKNTLVATHFNVRAWCTVSQKYNKSKVLREILQQVTVSEKKESEDDLAENLRRALLDKRYLIVLDDVWDIETGEMLIACFPKVKRGNRIILTSRSSKVGLQVKCHSDPLHLQLLTPEKSWDLFVKKVFGDEGSCPAELSEVGHQIVEKCKGLPLAIVLIAGVIVRGKKKEKDLWLQIEHNLDSFISSNNNLQMMKVMQLSYDHLPYHLKPLLLYFARSQKNKRTPVSTLMQLWMAEGLVDHDSSEEVTQSYLDALISSSLIMVDHIPSESVLIMSAMIKVCYMHDVVHDFCSVKAKKEKFFKLINSGDPFHASDFLHRRLTIHTDDSPIHKRCVLFNYYY, encoded by the coding sequence AATCCTGTGGAAATTGAATCTGGCATAAATGAATTCATTGCTTCAAAATGGGATGACATTGAAAAGCTAAGAATGGAATTGAGATTCCTAAGAACATTTGTCCTGTTTAGGAATTTGAATTTGGATTACTTTTATGAGAGGATGTCCATGAATATAGATAAGTTCAATGATCTAACAGATTCAATTTTCAATGAAGATGAATTTATCCTAGCCAAATACAACATGGACAGTCTTGCGCCTTACCTGCTGAAAGAAATCAAAAGTTATTTGAGATTGGAGAATGTAGCCATCATGACTGAGGAGCATATGTTTGAATATAGGGACAGCCTCCTCAAGCACCTCCATGATCTACCAAAGTATTGTTCTGATTTGCTTCTACCCCTCATGAGTGAATACAAGATTCTTCGGCAAGTATGCAGACATCTCAGACATTTCTATGAGTTGGAATGCAACAAAATTACAACAACAGAATTTCTCTATGCTCGGTACCAAATGACAGTTGATAGAGTAACACAATTCTGTTTTGATCTTTGGACTGGAAAGTATAAAAACTATACTTTCTTTGATATGTATGCCATCTATCGATGCTCTTCCGAGATCACTTTTCTACTCATCGACATAATCCCTCTCGAGCTAGAGGTTCTATACATTTGTACTTCTAAGCTCATCAAAGAATCAAGGtcaaaagaactagaaagatGTGTTAAGCAAATCTTAAAAGCATCTCCAAGGATTCTTCAAAACTATCTGATTCTTCTCCAACAAGGCATGGCAGGTGCACTAGCTGTCAATTATGCACCAACTCAAACAATTAATGTCATGATGGAGTTCCTATTGATCTTTCTCACTGATATACCAAAGCGATTTATCCATCATGAAAAATTGAACGATATGTTGGCACATGTTGGAGTGCTTACAAGGAAAATAACTATTTTGGTGACCAAGATGTTGGAGGAGAGCTCTGAGAATAATATCAATGAAGCGGACTTTTCAGCTTCAGACGTTTTGCAAGAAATTGAACAAATGAAGGGAGATATCAGacagatttttttaaaatccccAGAGTCATCTCAACTTTGTTTTCCTATGAATGATGGTTTCCTCTACATGAATCTTCTACTCAGACATTTAAATGATTTGCTCATTTCCAATGCTTATTCAGTTTCtctcataaaaaaagaaattgggaTGGTGAAACAAAGCCTTGAATTCCTAAGATCATCTTTTGGGAAAGTCAGAAAAACTAGTGGAGTAGTCAAAGATTGTTGGTTGCATGCTTTAGATGTGGCATATGAGGCAGAACATGTCATTAATTCCATTCTTGTCAGAGATAAAGCTCTCTCGCATCTCATCTTCTCACTTCCGAATGTCATTGATAAGATCAATCTTATTGTGGCACAAGTCACCAGTTTACAGCTGGAGGATAACAATGGGGATCACCTCCTTGATGCAAAGTCTTCCGAAGAGACAATTGAGTCAACCTCATCATCTTTTGTTGAGGTAACAGTAGGTCATGAGGAAGAAGAAGCCCGGATCATCTGCCAGCTCCTTGATGAACACGAATCCGAGCTTGATGTCATTTTGATTGTCGGAATGCCAGGACTCGGTAAAACTACTCTGGCCAACaaagtgtataaaaatacattaGTTGCTACTCATTTCAATGTCCGTGCTTGGTGCACTGTTTCACAAAAGTATAACAAGTCAAAGGTGTTGCGGGAGATTCTTCAGCAAGTAACTGTCtcggaaaaaaaagaaagtgaggATGACCTTGCTGAAAATCTACGAAGAGCACTACTCGATAAAAGGTACCTTATCGTCTTGGATGATGTGTGGGATATTGAAACAGGGGAGATGTTAATAGCATGTTTTCCAAAGGTTAAGAGAGGAAATAGAATTATCTTAACTAGCCGAAGTAGTAAGGTAGGTTTGCAAGTCAAATGCCATAGTGATCCTCTCCACCTTCAACTTTTAACACCTGAAAAAAGTTGGGATTTATTCGTAAAAAAGGTATTTGGAGATGAAGGAAGCTGCCCTGCTGAACTGTCAGAAGTTGGACACCAAATAGTTGAGAAATGTAAAGGACTTCCCTTGGCTATTGTTTTGATTGCTGGAGTAATTGTTAGaggaaagaagaaggaaaaggatTTGTGGCTTCAGATTGAACATAATCTGGAttcctttatttcttcaaaCAACAATTTGCAGATGATGAAGGTTATGCAattaagttatgaccatttaccATACCACCTGAAGCCGTTGTTGCTTTACTTTGCAAGATCTCAAAAGAACAAACGAACTCCAGTCTCTACATTGATGCAGTTGTGGATGGCCGAAGGGTTGGTGGATCATGATAGTTCAGAGGAAGTAACTCAAAGTTACTTGGATGCTTTAATCTCCAGTAGCCTGATAATGGTTGATCATATCCCCTCCGAGAGTGTTTTGATAATGTCTGCAATGATCAAGGTTTGCTATATGCATGATGTTGTGCACGATTTTTGTTCAGTTAAAGCGAAAAAGGAAAAGTTTTTCAAGTTAATCAATTCAGGTGATCCATTTCATGCTTCGGATTTCCTACACCGTCGTCTAACCATTCATACTGATGACAGCCCAATCCACAAAAGATGTGTTTtgttcaattattattat